Proteins encoded within one genomic window of Comamonas endophytica:
- the glf gene encoding UDP-galactopyranose mutase translates to MAHIAIVGAGFSGAVLAQELGRAGHQVEVFDTRAHVAGNCHTARDDKTGVMLHTYGPHIFHTSNQRVWDYIQQFGTFVPFINRVKAITGGRVYSLPLNLLTINQFLGRTFSPAQAKAFFDEIAQQGGAEPANFEEQALSLMGRDLYEAFFKNYTIKQWGMSPTQLPASILKRLPMRFNYDDNYYASQYQGIPRDGYTAIVENLLDLPNVTLQLGTRFERSLASGYDHVFCSGPIDAWFGCDEGRLGYRTLDFVREDHTGDYQGNAVINYCDLSVPWTRISEHKHFAPWEQHADTVIFKEYSRLCEENDTPYYPIRLVAEKALLAQYVQRAQLERNVTFVGRLGTYRYIDMHVTIAEALDVAEQYQQSLASGKPLGSFVMDPLG, encoded by the coding sequence ATGGCCCATATCGCAATCGTCGGCGCCGGTTTTTCCGGCGCCGTGCTGGCCCAGGAATTGGGCCGTGCAGGTCACCAGGTCGAGGTGTTCGACACCCGCGCGCATGTGGCGGGCAACTGCCACACCGCGCGCGACGACAAGACCGGGGTGATGCTGCATACCTACGGGCCGCACATCTTCCACACCAGCAACCAGCGGGTGTGGGACTACATCCAGCAGTTCGGCACCTTCGTGCCCTTCATCAACCGCGTCAAGGCCATCACCGGCGGGCGGGTGTACTCGCTGCCGCTGAACCTGCTGACCATCAACCAGTTTCTCGGCCGCACCTTCTCGCCCGCCCAGGCCAAGGCCTTCTTCGACGAGATCGCCCAGCAGGGCGGCGCCGAGCCGGCGAATTTCGAGGAACAGGCACTGTCGCTGATGGGGCGCGACCTCTACGAGGCGTTCTTCAAGAACTACACCATCAAGCAATGGGGCATGTCGCCGACGCAGCTGCCGGCCAGCATCCTCAAGCGCCTGCCGATGCGCTTCAACTACGACGACAACTACTACGCAAGCCAGTACCAGGGCATCCCGCGCGACGGCTACACGGCCATCGTCGAGAACCTGCTGGACCTGCCGAACGTGACGCTGCAGCTGGGCACGCGCTTCGAGCGCTCGCTGGCCTCGGGCTATGACCATGTGTTTTGCAGCGGCCCCATCGATGCCTGGTTCGGCTGCGACGAGGGCCGGCTTGGCTACCGCACGCTGGACTTCGTGCGCGAGGACCACACGGGCGACTACCAGGGGAATGCGGTCATCAACTACTGCGACCTGTCCGTGCCCTGGACGCGCATTTCCGAGCACAAGCACTTCGCGCCCTGGGAACAACACGCCGACACCGTGATCTTCAAGGAATACAGCCGCCTGTGCGAGGAAAACGATACGCCTTACTACCCGATCCGCCTGGTGGCGGAGAAGGCGCTGCTGGCGCAATACGTGCAGCGCGCGCAGCTCGAGCGCAACGTGACCTTCGTCGGCCGGCTGGGCACCTACCGCTACATCGACATGCACGTGACGATTGCCGAGGCGCTGGACGTGGCCGAGCAATACCAGCAGAGCCTGGCAAGTGGCAAGCCGCTGGGCAGCTTCGTCATGGATCCGTTGGGCTGA